From Magnolia sinica isolate HGM2019 chromosome 13, MsV1, whole genome shotgun sequence, one genomic window encodes:
- the LOC131224127 gene encoding kinesin-like protein KIN-14C translates to MREGFFDGAVRLKRSRQCCIARKMPGCGSGTPRSEDSTMSSRPEEYTKEDGEFNGFSAEENTDLEVDYAKRVANVLGWLKCMFPHLIMPSEASEEELRACLIDGTVLCSILNQLSPGSVPESRGGSFVSSGQRLENVQKFLSAIDEMGLPKFEASDLEQGSMTAVVECLLTLKKLSNFNLREDNIHDANSSAKCGIQSRKRWKLPEVGNLEGMDGVQGDQSACAHNTLSGEERGAIFPESKFQRVSLNDAFSDMSPPLLQDGGQKFHEVFQLKQGCYSDLPADKISEMMKLNSLDNASTQTLLNIVNGILDESIERKNGEIPPRVARLLRIVVQEIERRISTQSEHIRHRNNLFKVREEKYQSRIRVLETLATGTSEETQIVMDQLQQMKTEKAKMEERKKLGEGDVVRLMKEKENSDLVILAQKEELEITKKAYEEQCLQFETQAKEAKVALEERLKEVENLLTESRNKAKELQAISESKIQHLNKKEHIYQNFIGFQFQALRELRVASKSIKKEVISTQKGWREEFNSLGTKLKGLIDAAENYHMVLAENRRLYNEVQDLKGNIRVYCRIRPFLPGQTGKLTTIEYIGENGELFVTNPSKQGKDGHRMFKFNKVFGPMVSQEEVFLDTQPLIRSVLDGYNVCIFAYGQTGSGKTYTMSGPDASSKDDWGVNYRALNDLFHISRNRRNTFMYEVGVQMVEIYNEQVRDLLTSDGSHKRLGIWSTSQPNGLAVPDASMHPVNSTADVLELMQIGQMNRAVGATALNERSSRSHSILTVHVRGVDLETGTALRGSLHLVDLAGSERVDRSEATGDRLREAQHINKSLSALGDVIFALAQKSPHVPYRNSKLTQVLQSSLGGQAKTLMFVQLNPDVDSYSETISTLKFAERVSGVELGAARSNKEGKDVRELMEQVTSLKDIIANKDEEIERLQLLKDNRTQSPNIFSEKRGPNSLRRAPSSPGRLSLGGRPSNRSRKLSSGRAAASSDKAGSDLDNCSEYSDRQSEASSQQSQEDFRHQKEFLRQSRLAVGYAGQDFSEDVELLGFGDGDSEERLSDISDGGLSMGTETDGSIGSVVEFTLFPEVAKPAESMDKTTTGCRTKLPSRIPRPPPKPTQTGLTQPPPRFSSKASTSSRKSAPGQASGSSTKSSKRWQ, encoded by the exons ATGCGGGAAGGATTTTTTGACGGAGCTGTCAGGTTGAAAAGATCTAGGCAATGCTGCATTGCTCGAAAGATGCCTGGGTGTG GAAGCGGAACGCCTCGTTCTGAAGATAGCACAATGAGTTCACGGCCGGAagaatacacaaaagaagacGGGGAATTCAATGGCTTTAGTGCAGAGGAAAATACTGACCTTGAGGTCGACTATG CTAAGCGGGTAGCAAATGTGCTAGGGTGGTTGAAGTGTATGTTTCCTCACTTAATAATGCCTTCTGAAGCTTCCGAAGAAGAACTAAGAGCATGCTTGATTGATGGGACTGTATTATGTAGCATTTTGAACCAGCTCAGCCCTGGCTCTGTACCTGAG agTCGAGGTGGTTCATTTGTTTCTTCCGGGCAGCGCTTGGAGAATGTCCAAAAGTTTCTTTCAGCTATCGATGAAATGGGGTTACCAAAATTTGAAGCATCAGACCTAGAGCAG GGGTCTATGACAGCAGTTGTGGAGTGCCTTTTGACTCTCAAGAAACTCTCAAACTTCAACCTCAGAGAAGATAATATTCATGATGCAAACAGTTCTGCAAAATGTGGAATCCAGTCGAGGAAGAGGTGGAAACTTCCTGAAGTTGGAAATTTGGAGGGCATGGATGGAGTCCAAGGGGATCAATCAGCCTGTGCACATAATACTCTATCAGGAGAAGAAAGGGGGGCGATTTTTCCAGAATCAAAATTCCAGCGGGTTTCTTTGAATGATGCATTTTCAG ACATGTCACCTCCATTGTTACAAGATGGTGGACAGAAGTTCCATGAAGTTTTTCAACTGAAGCAAGGGTGTTATTCAGATCTTCCTGCAGATAAGATTTCAGAAATGATGAAGTTGAATAGTTTAGAT AATGCCTCAACTCAAACACTTCTGAACATTGTGAATGGGATTCTAGATGAAAGCATCGAAAGGAAGAATGGGGAAATACCTCCG CGTGTAGCGCGCCTATTGAGAATAGTCGTGCAAGAGATTGAGCGGCGGATTTCAACTCAATCTGAGCATATAAGACAT CGAAATAATCTCTTTAAAGTGCGTGAAGAAAAATATCAATCAAGAATTAGAGTACTTGAAACACTTGCCACTGGCACAAGTGAGGAAACCCAG ATTGTTATGGACCAGCTTCAGCAAATGAAG ACTGAGAAGGCCAAAATGGAAGAGAGGAAGAAACTTGGGGAGGGAGATGTTGTTAGATTGATGAAGGAGAAGGAAAACAGCGATCTCGTAATTTTAGCACAGAAGGAAGAATTAGAAATAACAAAAAAAgcatatgaagaacaatgcttacAGTTTGAAACACAAGCTAAGGAAGCTAAAGTGGCATTGGAGGAGAGGTTAAAGGAAGTTGAGAACCTTCTGACAGAGTCAAGGAACAAGGCCAAAGAACTACAGGCAATCTCAGAGTCGAAAATCCAACATTTGAACAAGAAAGAGCACATTTACCAAAATTTCATAGGTTTCCAGTTCCAGGCTCTGCGG GAACTGAGGGTGGCTTCGAAGTCCATCAAGAAGGAAGTTATAAGTACACAAAAGGGCTGGCGGGAAGAATTTAACAGCTTGG GGACAAAACTTAAAGGACTAATAGATGCGGCTGAAAATTATCATATGGTCCTAGCTGAAAATCGTAGGCTGTATAATGAAGTTCAAGACTTAAAAG GGAACATTAGAGTATACTGTCGGATAAGGCCATTCCTTCCTGGTCAAACCGGAAAGCTGACAACGATAGAGTATATTGGTGAGAATGGAGAGTTGTTTGTTACGAATCCCTCCAAGCAAGGAAAAGATGGCCACCGGATGTTTAAGTTTAATAAAGTCTTTGGTCCTATGGTTTCTCAAG AGGAGGTATTTTTAGACACCCAGCCATTGATACGATCTGTTCTTGATGGCTACAATGTATGTATCTTCGCCTATGGTCAAACTGGTTCTGGGAAAACATACACTATG AGTGGGCCTGATGCATCATCAAAAGATGACTGGGGGGTCAACTACCGAGCGCTGAATGATCTTTTCCACATTTCTCGGAATAGGAGAAACACTTTTATGTATGAAGTTGGAGTTCAAATGGTTGAAATATATAATGAGCAAGTGCGTGATTTACTCACAAGTGACGGTTCACACAAGAG ACTTGGGATTTGGAGTACCTCTCAACCCAATGGGCTTGCTGTCCCTGATGCCAGTATGCATCCTGTCAACTCAACTGCAGACGTACTGGAATTAATGCAAATTGGACAGATGAACAGGGCTGTAGGTGCCACTGCTCTTAATGAAAGAAGCAGCCGGTCCCACAG TATTCTCACAGTCCACGTTCGGGGTGTGGACTTGGAGACTGGCACTGCATTGCGTGGCTCCCTTCATTTGGTAGATCTTGCTGGAAGTGAAAGAGTTGATCGCTCTGAAGCAACAGGAGACAGGCTTAGGGAAGCACAACATATCAACAAATCACTGTCTGCGCTTGGAGATGTCATCTTTGCTCTGGCACAAAAGAGCCCTCATGTACCATACAGAAACAGTAAACTAACTCAAGTTCTTCAGAGTTCTCTAG GTGGCCAGGCAAAGACCCTCATGTTTGTTCAGCTCAATCCAGATGTAGACTCATATTCTGAGACAATAAGTACCTTGAAGTTTGCTGAGAGAGTTTCTGGAGTTGAGCTAGGTGCTGCACGGAGCAACAAAGAGGGCAAGGATGTTAGAGAATTAATGGAACAG GTGACATCCCTTAAGGACATAATTGCAAACAAAGATGAGGAAATCGAACGGTTGCAACTGCTCAAGGATAATAGAACTCAGTCCCCCAATATATTTAGTGAAAAGCGTGGCCCAAACTCACTGAGGAGGGCACCCTCCTCCCCTGGTAGGCTTTCCCTGGGAGGTAGGCCCTCAAACCGAAGCCGAAAACTATCAAGTGGAAGAGCAGCAGCGTCCTCTGACAAAGCGGGCTCTGACCTAGACAACTGCTCCGAGTACAGTGATAGGCAGTCTGAGGCTAGTTCTCAGCAGTCTCAAGAAGACTTTAGGCACCAAAAGGAATTTTTGCGCCAATCAAGGCTCGCTGTAGGGTACGCAGGTCAGGATTTTTCTGAAGATGTTGAGCTCTTGGGCTTCGGTGATGGCGATTCCGAGGAGAGATTAAGTGACATATCAGATGGTGGGCTTTCCATGGGAACAGAAACTGATGGCTCAATAGGCAGTGTCGTCGAGTTCACCCTATTCCCTGAAGTTGCAAAACCGGCGGAGAGCATGGATAAAAC AACTACTGGATGCAGGACCAAACTTCCATCGCGAATTCCTCGACCCCCTCCAAAGCCGACACAAACGGGACTTACACAACCACCTCCAAGGTTTTCTTCAAAGGCTTCAACAA GTTCGAGAAAAAGTGCTCCTGGCCAAGCTAGCGGCTCTTCAACCAAATCCTCAAAACGATGGCAGTAA